In the Paenibacillus pabuli genome, one interval contains:
- a CDS encoding TraB/GumN family protein, translating into MKNWKRMLLSLTISVGLLAAAAPAMAAPQGTSVKVNDQAVEYTVGAPINDKGTTLVPLRSTLDAMDVKLTTATDDTITAVVDGKTITLKSKLTRINGVTYAPIRIVGDAAGYEVNWDAKTRTVLLVSKGTEAVAQTGGRGFMWEVESNGNTVYLVGSMHIADDSFYPLPKEFEEAFAEADYLGVEIDISKAADEAQQKLILDLGSYQDGTTLKDHISRETYTKLGDILKKNGLEPNALDAFKPWVAESTLTSLKSATAGYEASAGVDLYFIQKAIESKLPIIELESYESQLGMFNDFSKELQEETLKATLDNFDVLDDSVNQMAVMWKTGNDEQLLDLTNNFSDNEEYNKAMLIDRNIGMADKIDGYLKSDKKEEYFIVVGAAHYLGEHGIVKLLEDKGYTVERK; encoded by the coding sequence ATGAAAAACTGGAAACGCATGCTTTTGTCTCTCACCATATCGGTTGGTTTGCTCGCTGCAGCTGCGCCAGCCATGGCTGCGCCTCAAGGGACTTCCGTTAAAGTTAATGACCAGGCGGTAGAATACACTGTAGGGGCACCGATCAATGATAAGGGAACAACATTGGTTCCACTTCGCTCCACTCTTGACGCCATGGATGTGAAGCTGACGACTGCGACGGATGATACGATTACGGCAGTGGTAGATGGAAAAACGATTACACTCAAAAGCAAGCTTACACGTATTAATGGCGTAACTTATGCGCCAATCCGTATCGTTGGAGATGCCGCAGGGTATGAAGTAAACTGGGATGCGAAGACGCGTACAGTTCTACTCGTCTCCAAGGGAACAGAAGCAGTCGCACAAACGGGTGGCCGCGGCTTCATGTGGGAAGTGGAGAGTAACGGAAACACGGTATATCTGGTGGGATCCATGCATATTGCAGACGATAGCTTCTACCCATTGCCTAAGGAGTTTGAAGAAGCTTTCGCTGAAGCAGATTACTTGGGCGTAGAGATCGATATCAGCAAAGCGGCTGACGAGGCACAACAGAAGCTGATTCTGGATCTGGGGTCTTACCAGGATGGAACAACGCTGAAGGATCATATTTCAAGAGAGACGTATACCAAGCTAGGGGATATTCTGAAGAAAAACGGTCTGGAGCCTAATGCGCTGGATGCATTCAAGCCTTGGGTTGCGGAAAGTACACTCACTAGTCTGAAGTCAGCGACGGCTGGATATGAAGCTTCGGCGGGCGTGGATCTGTATTTCATTCAAAAGGCTATTGAGAGCAAACTTCCTATTATTGAGCTAGAATCTTACGAGTCCCAACTGGGCATGTTTAACGACTTCTCCAAAGAGCTGCAAGAGGAGACGCTGAAAGCAACACTGGACAACTTCGATGTACTGGACGATAGTGTGAACCAAATGGCTGTGATGTGGAAAACAGGTAATGATGAGCAACTGCTTGATCTGACCAATAACTTCTCTGATAACGAAGAGTACAACAAAGCAATGCTGATCGACCGTAACATTGGCATGGCTGACAAGATTGATGGATACCTGAAGAGTGATAAGAAAGAGGAGTACTTTATCGTTGTAGGTGCAGCCCACTACCTTGGTGAGCACGGCATCGTGAAGTTGCTTGAAGATAAGGGTTATACTGTAGAACGTAAGTAA
- a CDS encoding ABC transporter permease translates to MNKMGTITGFTFKNKVKTKSFVVTTIVLALLISIGLNVPYFITLFNGGSSGGGAAGSNPVNIGLLSAGQPEVSEKLEKFSSAQGDQAYRFIADGTKDEAALKADAESGLTDGYLKFEAAQGQEFPQPILYSTEEVSPQIIASIEAALQSVKLDVVVKDVLTAEQKELINTPVKVSEQSLSAEGAGAEAGSENGMSPINYIVVYLLIILLFTSTMMTGNMIASEITAEKSSRIMEILITSVSPLSQMFGKIIGIFMVGMLQIGIFGAVVAGNVLLPHNRDVLSDFSLNLSDVNIAVIVYGLIFYILGYFLYAVMFAAIGSMVSRTEELGQAVLPITMLSLVSFYIAIFSIATPNILLLKVASFIPFTSPTAILVRIGAGVAPTWEILVSLAILVVSILIFGWLAAKIYRTGVLMYGKRPTFKELFKAMKAYKI, encoded by the coding sequence ATGAATAAAATGGGAACAATCACCGGATTTACGTTCAAAAACAAAGTCAAAACAAAATCATTTGTAGTTACGACCATTGTACTCGCACTTTTAATCTCGATCGGACTTAATGTGCCCTATTTCATTACCTTGTTTAACGGTGGATCAAGCGGTGGTGGGGCTGCAGGAAGCAACCCTGTAAATATTGGGCTTCTGAGTGCTGGACAGCCAGAAGTATCGGAGAAGCTGGAGAAGTTCTCGTCCGCACAAGGAGATCAGGCGTACCGATTCATTGCTGATGGTACTAAAGATGAAGCTGCGCTGAAAGCAGACGCTGAATCCGGACTTACTGATGGGTATCTGAAGTTTGAGGCGGCCCAAGGACAAGAGTTCCCGCAGCCGATTCTGTATTCAACAGAAGAGGTATCCCCTCAGATTATTGCTTCTATAGAAGCTGCACTGCAAAGTGTGAAGCTGGATGTCGTTGTGAAGGATGTACTTACAGCTGAGCAAAAGGAACTGATCAATACACCTGTTAAGGTAAGTGAGCAAAGCTTGAGTGCTGAAGGAGCGGGAGCTGAGGCGGGGTCTGAGAATGGCATGAGCCCGATTAATTATATTGTGGTATATCTGCTGATCATCCTTTTGTTCACATCGACAATGATGACAGGGAATATGATCGCATCTGAGATCACGGCTGAGAAGAGTTCGCGCATTATGGAGATTTTGATTACCAGCGTGTCTCCACTGAGTCAGATGTTTGGCAAGATCATCGGTATATTTATGGTAGGTATGCTTCAAATCGGTATTTTCGGTGCGGTGGTCGCAGGGAATGTGCTGCTTCCTCATAACCGTGATGTTCTGAGTGATTTCAGTTTGAACCTGAGTGATGTAAATATCGCCGTTATTGTATACGGACTGATCTTCTATATCCTTGGTTACTTCCTATATGCGGTGATGTTTGCTGCGATTGGTTCGATGGTTAGCCGTACGGAAGAGTTGGGTCAAGCGGTGCTGCCAATTACGATGCTTTCGCTAGTTTCGTTCTACATTGCAATTTTCAGTATCGCAACACCGAACATTCTGTTATTAAAAGTTGCCAGTTTCATACCGTTCACCTCGCCTACGGCCATCTTGGTACGAATCGGGGCTGGGGTTGCTCCAACATGGGAGATATTAGTGTCGTTAGCCATTCTGGTCGTATCGATCTTGATCTTCGGCTGGCTGGCTGCCAAAATCTATCGCACGGGTGTGTTGATGTATGGTAAGCGCCCAACCTTCAAGGAATTGTTCAAGGCAATGAAAGCTTACAAAATTTAA
- a CDS encoding ABC transporter ATP-binding protein, with protein MNRLELKQVVKQYADKTAVNGVTLNVEEGEIYGLLGANGAGKTTTMRMVLGLIHPDGGEIRYNGKPYSTELQQIMGYLPEERGLYPKVKVSDQINYLARLRGMNGKDADKSLRYWLDRFEVPEYYDKKIEELSKGNQQKMGFIAAVVHRPQILILDEAFSGLDPVNVELLKSTVKELRDEGTAILFSTHRMEHVEELCRQITILHRSNTVVQGEIKEIKNRYPREQVSLNTTGKVDGLDQLAGVNKVERNERGYLIHIAQVEAAQEILKHAMNQTTVEHFEIKEPTLNQIFIREVGDSNE; from the coding sequence ATGAACAGATTGGAACTGAAGCAGGTAGTCAAGCAATATGCAGATAAGACGGCTGTTAATGGTGTAACGCTTAATGTGGAAGAAGGGGAAATCTATGGATTGCTGGGTGCCAATGGTGCTGGTAAAACAACAACGATGCGCATGGTACTTGGTCTGATTCATCCTGATGGTGGGGAGATACGATATAACGGCAAGCCTTATAGCACCGAGCTGCAGCAGATCATGGGTTATCTTCCGGAAGAACGGGGACTGTATCCCAAGGTGAAGGTCAGTGACCAGATCAATTATTTGGCCCGCCTTCGCGGCATGAATGGCAAGGATGCAGACAAAAGCCTAAGATACTGGCTTGATCGATTCGAGGTCCCTGAGTATTACGACAAAAAGATTGAGGAGTTATCGAAGGGTAACCAGCAAAAGATGGGCTTTATCGCTGCGGTGGTGCACCGTCCTCAGATTCTTATTCTTGATGAAGCCTTTAGTGGCTTGGATCCAGTAAACGTCGAATTGCTCAAATCCACTGTTAAGGAATTGCGTGATGAAGGAACGGCTATCCTGTTCTCGACACATCGCATGGAGCATGTTGAAGAACTATGTCGTCAGATAACAATCCTGCATCGCTCCAACACCGTGGTTCAGGGAGAGATCAAAGAGATCAAGAACCGCTATCCGCGTGAACAGGTATCCCTGAATACCACTGGCAAAGTGGATGGTTTGGATCAATTGGCCGGTGTTAACAAGGTGGAGCGAAACGAGCGTGGATATCTTATTCATATTGCGCAGGTTGAGGCTGCCCAGGAGATATTGAAGCATGCAATGAATCAGACTACTGTAGAGCATTTTGAAATCAAGGAACCAACGCTTAACCAAATCTTTATTCGTGAGGTGGGTGATTCGAATGAATAA
- a CDS encoding ATP-binding cassette domain-containing protein, with protein MEPLAVQLNGVSKMRKRRIIGPIDLEIPEGYVVAILGHNGSGKSTLLNMLQRVVLPDSGQIMWFGQHYEGELPTELREHIGFVADGGGSEEDNITAVEAARFRAHWYTRWDAKLFNQLMDDMDVPYDVKLKKLSKGERRKFEIAAALAARPRLLLLDEPSSGLDPFAWKVMVEQFRNFMADGDTTILIATHIADEVKRLADYIVLMHRGQSLGMAEKDVVLDQWREIWYEGDLRPESIPGVVESKQEDGAIRVITTRVIEAQERLELAGNRIMKIRNLELDEVLQYWIAGYAPTLWR; from the coding sequence ATGGAACCACTAGCGGTTCAGCTAAACGGTGTATCCAAGATGCGCAAGCGTAGAATCATTGGCCCGATTGATCTCGAAATTCCCGAAGGATACGTGGTCGCCATATTGGGACATAACGGTTCGGGAAAGAGCACGCTGCTGAATATGCTTCAGCGGGTCGTCCTACCGGATTCCGGTCAGATCATGTGGTTCGGTCAGCATTACGAAGGCGAACTTCCCACAGAACTGAGAGAGCATATTGGCTTTGTTGCAGATGGTGGAGGTTCGGAAGAAGACAATATTACCGCTGTTGAAGCTGCCAGATTCCGGGCACATTGGTATACCCGTTGGGATGCGAAGCTGTTCAACCAGCTAATGGATGATATGGACGTTCCCTATGATGTGAAACTGAAGAAGTTGTCCAAAGGAGAACGGCGCAAATTCGAAATAGCAGCAGCGCTTGCGGCGCGGCCGAGATTGCTCCTGCTGGATGAACCTTCATCAGGACTAGATCCGTTTGCCTGGAAGGTCATGGTTGAGCAGTTCCGCAATTTCATGGCGGATGGGGATACCACCATTTTGATAGCAACACATATTGCAGATGAAGTGAAGCGTTTGGCTGATTACATCGTACTGATGCACCGGGGACAATCGCTTGGAATGGCGGAGAAAGATGTCGTGCTCGACCAGTGGAGGGAAATCTGGTACGAAGGCGATCTTAGACCTGAAAGTATTCCAGGTGTAGTTGAGTCGAAGCAGGAGGATGGTGCCATCCGGGTGATTACGACCCGCGTAATTGAAGCACAGGAGAGACTGGAGCTTGCGGGTAATCGCATCATGAAAATCCGAAACCTGGAGCTGGATGAAGTGCTGCAATATTGGATTGCGGGGTATGCTCCGACACTGTGGAGATAA
- a CDS encoding GntR family transcriptional regulator: MNIPIQINENSAEPLYHQIENQLRSLIITGQLGEGTHLPSIREFAGSLNCSVITVRRVYQDLENEGLLRTKQGTGTFVAKVEAGDRETYKLTAAREALQAAVLSGKSVGCSEEEMARLFQEILQLIYYPK; this comes from the coding sequence TTGAATATACCGATTCAAATTAATGAGAACAGTGCTGAACCTTTATATCACCAAATTGAAAACCAGCTAAGATCTTTAATTATAACGGGTCAATTGGGGGAGGGAACGCATTTGCCGTCCATTCGCGAATTTGCAGGATCGTTGAACTGCAGCGTGATTACTGTTCGCCGGGTCTACCAGGATCTGGAGAATGAAGGATTGCTTCGAACGAAGCAGGGTACTGGGACGTTTGTAGCCAAGGTTGAGGCAGGAGATCGGGAAACTTACAAATTGACAGCAGCAAGAGAGGCGCTGCAGGCAGCTGTGCTTTCAGGTAAATCGGTTGGCTGCAGTGAAGAAGAAATGGCAAGGTTGTTCCAAGAGATTCTGCAGTTGATCTACTATCCGAAATAA
- a CDS encoding DUF420 domain-containing protein: MDMHFLLPTISTSFIVISAVLVGIGWVLIVRGKKEAHQSMMVAGAVAALLFFIIYMSRTIFVGNTAWGGDPEMEIFYRIFLIFHIILATAAAVFGISTLVLGFKKKFATHRRWGRFTSMIWFSSALTGVIVYVLLYLLYPGGHTRPVWEVILGV, translated from the coding sequence ATGGATATGCATTTTTTGCTGCCTACGATCAGTACTTCTTTCATTGTGATTAGTGCTGTACTGGTTGGGATTGGATGGGTATTAATTGTTCGCGGCAAAAAGGAGGCTCATCAATCCATGATGGTAGCGGGGGCCGTCGCGGCCCTGCTTTTCTTTATCATCTATATGTCCCGAACGATATTTGTTGGAAATACCGCTTGGGGCGGTGATCCGGAGATGGAGATCTTCTACCGAATCTTTCTGATTTTTCATATTATTCTCGCTACGGCAGCTGCGGTCTTCGGAATCTCTACTCTGGTGCTGGGATTCAAAAAAAAATTTGCTACGCATCGCCGCTGGGGACGGTTTACGTCCATGATCTGGTTCAGCAGCGCGCTGACAGGCGTCATAGTATATGTACTTCTGTATCTCCTGTATCCTGGCGGGCATACACGTCCCGTATGGGAAGTCATTCTCGGGGTGTAG
- the ctaG gene encoding cytochrome c oxidase assembly factor CtaG, whose translation MLGLQYFSFNDLWSPLILALFLLIAAVYLFVVGPLSERVTDAEPATAAQKIMFIIGLAVFYLAQAGPFNLLGHVMFSFHMVSMALSYLVAPPLLMKGLPIWVWRKVIRWLPARQLSFLAHPIVAALLFNGLFSLYHLPVVHDYVMLHFTVHRLYYAVLFITSMLMWWTLLNPLPEARQASGLSKIGFIFLNMVLLTPACGLIIFASEPLYETYSNPAVWAEAMRYCVSGDSSALLRTFGGPGFFNFLSSAKEDQQVGGIVMKFIQEGIFVSMLAYVFFQWYRKEKREDDDDPYPVERSGGPLNPAK comes from the coding sequence ATGCTCGGGTTGCAATACTTTAGTTTTAATGATTTATGGAGTCCCTTAATTCTTGCATTATTTCTGCTCATTGCAGCTGTATATCTGTTTGTCGTAGGTCCGTTAAGTGAAAGGGTTACTGATGCAGAACCTGCTACTGCTGCTCAGAAAATCATGTTTATCATCGGTCTCGCCGTGTTCTACCTTGCCCAGGCTGGGCCATTTAATTTGCTGGGGCATGTTATGTTCAGCTTTCACATGGTAAGCATGGCTTTGTCTTATTTGGTTGCTCCACCTTTATTAATGAAAGGACTGCCGATCTGGGTATGGCGAAAAGTAATTCGGTGGCTGCCAGCAAGGCAGTTATCCTTTTTGGCTCATCCGATTGTCGCTGCATTACTCTTCAACGGATTATTTTCGCTGTATCATCTGCCTGTTGTCCATGATTATGTCATGCTTCATTTTACGGTCCACCGACTGTATTACGCGGTTCTCTTTATTACCTCCATGCTTATGTGGTGGACACTCCTTAATCCGCTGCCGGAGGCAAGACAGGCATCAGGGCTGTCTAAGATTGGATTCATCTTTCTTAATATGGTGCTGTTAACACCCGCCTGCGGCCTGATTATTTTTGCGTCCGAGCCATTATATGAAACGTATAGCAATCCTGCCGTATGGGCGGAAGCCATGAGATATTGCGTGTCGGGAGACTCTTCGGCATTATTGCGTACGTTCGGAGGTCCGGGCTTCTTCAACTTCCTGTCCTCCGCCAAGGAGGATCAGCAGGTGGGTGGTATTGTCATGAAATTTATTCAGGAGGGTATCTTCGTATCCATGCTGGCGTATGTTTTTTTTCAATGGTACCGCAAGGAAAAACGCGAAGATGATGATGATCCATATCCTGTAGAACGTTCAGGTGGACCGCTTAATCCTGCGAAATAA